One Hydrogenimonas thermophila genomic window, TCATATAATTGTTTAGGAATAGGTAAATTTAAAATATCTGTTGCATTTACTTGAGTATTTCCATTTAATATTCTAAAATATTGATCAACTTCTTTTGAAGATAAAAATTTTCCAAGTTTAAGCATTTCATCTATAGATAGTGAACCATTAGGTTTATAAAGGTAATTAAGATGATTTTCCAATCCTAAGAATTCAGTATTAAGTTTATTTTGAAATAAATAACCTATATTTATTCTACGATATTGTTCTTTTGAGCTAAAGCGTTTAATTATTATATAATTTTTATTTGGAATTAAAAGTGATTTTGTATTTTTACATAGTTCGATATATTGTTCTTTTTTTTTATTTTCAAGTGGAAATTGAAGATGCTCATTTTTAAAATTATGCATCCATAAAAGGGGAACATATTTACGTTTTGAATCAATTTTATTTTGTTTTGAAAAAGAAAGGAATTCTTTATTTCTGAAAGCAACTACTTTGCCTGTTGAAATTTTATAACCTAGTGTTTCTATAGTATTATACTCATCATGAAAAATTTTTAAAATTTCAACTTCATCATTAGATAATGGTAAACATATAATATTTCTTCTTTTTTCAATTATAGATTCTTTAGAAATATTAATGCTTTGTATGCTTTTAAATGAGCTGTCTTCACTTGTGCTTATAGTAATTGTATATGAACTTGATTTGGAAAATTTTGAAATAATAGTTTCTTGTAAGATATTTTCGTTTTTAAAATGCTCTTTTCTAGTATTAAAAATATGAATATGTTCTAAAGTAGCATTTTTCAGAAGGTATTCTCTAAATTTTTTAAAATATGTACCAGAAGTAAAGCTTCTTGGTGTAATATAAACCATTTCACCATGTTTTTTAAGAAGATCAATTCCTTTTGCCATAAAGAGCATGTAAATATTAGGCTGTCCATGGATAATATGACTCATTACTTTTGTTTCAGGAGAATTTTTATTTAGTTTGAAATATGGTGGATTAGATATAATAAAATCAAATTTTTTATTTATATTATCTATTATAAAATTTTTTTGAATTATCTTATATGTAAAGTCAATATAAGGGTGAGCATTTTCCCAGCTTTTTATATTATTATTTAGTATTTCAATAATATTTGAATCAAGATCATATAGAGTCAGATTAATTTTTTTATAGCCTTGTTGTACAAGTTTAGTAATTAATGCAATAGATAAAATTCCATGTCCGGCACCACAATCAAGAACTTCTATCTTATTTGAAGTCGAAACTTTAAAAGAAAATAACCCTGCCATAAAATTAGCTATACGATGATCTGTAAAAAATTGTCCAAGTTTTTTTTTGTATTCCAAGGAAGTTTTTTGAGTATATTGAGAAGTTTGTTGCTCTAGTGTTTTTAATAGTCTTATATTGTTTTGATTAAGTAGGTCTACTGTCATATAACCACCATAAGCCTTGTAATAATTTTCTACTAGATATTATACTCAAAATAAATTATGTATATGTATATAGTAAAACAAAAGGAGCTTTAAATATGAATCAAACTGAAATTAAGAAAATAGTTAAATCAATAACTATTGAAAGTGTTAAAGATGAGTTACTTCAACTTAAAGAGCTTGGCAAAAAGTATAACTTAGCAATTAGAGGTGATAATGAAAAATTGATAGATGAACTTTTAGATCAATCAGATCTAATTACGCAATCAATAGTTAAAAAAATAACACCAACAGGCTTTGTAGCAAAAGAGCTACCTAATCCAGTAAACAGTTGGGAGATAATGGATATTGTCTTTTATGATAATTATGAAATTTTGAACTCCGATATAAATGGTGAGAAAGCTATATTTGCAGTTACCATAACTTCATGTGATGAAATGTCACAGGCTATTCGTATAAAAAATAAAGATTTATCATACTGGGAAGAATTAAAATAGTTTTGAGATTTGACATTTACTACGGGTAAATTTGACATCCCGTAGTAGATATCAAATTTGATGTTTACTACGGATATAAAAAAAATTGATTGGAGGAAAAAATGGAAACAATCATTAAATTAAATTCGATGCAAAGATTGACGTTAGAAATAGCAATACTTCAAAATATTAAAATTACTGAAAACATACTAGCGTCGGATACTGAAATAGAAGAAGCGGAGACAGAATATGATAAGAGAACATTAAAGATAATGAATAAACATTTAAAAGAAGAGATTGAAAATCTTAAAAGTATTTTAGAACAGATAGAAGAACAAAAGATTATATAAAATATAGAATACTTATCTATAAAGATAATATAATACCCTTAAAACAAGCCATTAAAAGGAAGAGAAGCAATGAATATAAAAGAGAGTTACAAAAGCATATTTACACTTACAGAACTTGCATGAAATCTCCAATCTTTTATCTACTAATTTATTATAATACTATATATTTAATCAAAGATTAAGATATATAGTATTATAATTATGTAAAATATATAAGGAGTTAG contains:
- a CDS encoding Eco57I restriction-modification methylase domain-containing protein, with the translated sequence MTVDLLNQNNIRLLKTLEQQTSQYTQKTSLEYKKKLGQFFTDHRIANFMAGLFSFKVSTSNKIEVLDCGAGHGILSIALITKLVQQGYKKINLTLYDLDSNIIEILNNNIKSWENAHPYIDFTYKIIQKNFIIDNINKKFDFIISNPPYFKLNKNSPETKVMSHIIHGQPNIYMLFMAKGIDLLKKHGEMVYITPRSFTSGTYFKKFREYLLKNATLEHIHIFNTRKEHFKNENILQETIISKFSKSSSYTITISTSEDSSFKSIQSINISKESIIEKRRNIICLPLSNDEVEILKIFHDEYNTIETLGYKISTGKVVAFRNKEFLSFSKQNKIDSKRKYVPLLWMHNFKNEHLQFPLENKKKEQYIELCKNTKSLLIPNKNYIIIKRFSSKEQYRRINIGYLFQNKLNTEFLGLENHLNYLYKPNGSLSIDEMLKLGKFLSSKEVDQYFRILNGNTQVNATDILNLPIPKQLYEGSTHVMSN